In Pseudomonas fluorescens, one genomic interval encodes:
- a CDS encoding L,D-transpeptidase family protein has protein sequence MFKKYACYLSICLLAAPFVACADEPLPPLQTLPTPPAEMPLEPQSPLQAVLIGLPQACPAIAAHLSGSALTQLQAFYQQQDWLPVWASESGRLPALRAQLQLLADDGLNPKRYPVAANPPQDGELCADIDISRSYLQALQDLHYGRLLQSHFEPLWHSDDTPRDRQAELLAIAVPGLHDIKTAFDLARPRLAQYQSLRHLYASQRLQALPHWQSVGNGPLLRPAMEDKRVPDLAQRLYNEGYLTHAIGTPGNAYEGVLVEAVKSFQANHSLQADGVVGPGTIAELNISPLTRREQLRVNLERFRWLAQDMEPDGLLVNVAAAELTLYQAGVPVWQTRTQVGRAERQTPLLKSRVTRLTLNPTWTVPPTIWKEDKLPAIRKDQTFLSRQNLQVLDAHGQPLAAADIDWDNPGNIMLRQEAGPRNPLGQLVIRFPNPFAVYLHDTPSKALFDKGPRAFSSGCVRVEHPMQLRDLLLTPAERTRTDTLLATGSTHEFRLSAPVPILMTYWTAQVGKDGQVRYSPDIYSRDSALLAGLDGAH, from the coding sequence TTGTTCAAAAAGTACGCATGCTACTTGAGCATTTGTTTGCTCGCTGCGCCGTTTGTCGCTTGCGCCGATGAGCCGCTGCCGCCGTTGCAGACCCTGCCGACGCCGCCGGCGGAAATGCCGCTCGAGCCGCAAAGTCCGCTGCAAGCGGTGCTGATCGGTTTGCCCCAGGCGTGCCCGGCGATTGCCGCGCACCTGAGCGGCTCGGCGCTGACGCAATTGCAGGCGTTTTATCAGCAGCAGGACTGGCTGCCGGTGTGGGCCAGCGAGTCCGGGCGTTTGCCGGCCTTGCGCGCGCAGTTGCAGCTGTTGGCCGATGATGGCCTCAATCCCAAGCGCTACCCGGTGGCCGCCAATCCGCCGCAGGACGGCGAATTGTGCGCCGATATCGACATCAGCCGCTCTTATCTGCAAGCCCTGCAGGATCTGCATTACGGTCGTCTGCTGCAATCGCATTTCGAGCCGCTGTGGCATTCCGATGACACCCCGCGTGATCGTCAGGCGGAATTGCTGGCGATCGCCGTGCCCGGTCTGCACGACATCAAGACCGCGTTCGATCTGGCGCGCCCGCGTCTGGCGCAATACCAGAGCCTGCGCCACCTCTACGCCAGCCAGCGGCTGCAAGCCTTGCCGCACTGGCAGTCGGTGGGCAACGGCCCGCTGCTGCGCCCGGCGATGGAGGACAAACGCGTGCCGGACTTGGCCCAGCGCCTGTACAACGAGGGCTATCTGACCCACGCCATCGGCACGCCCGGCAATGCCTATGAGGGCGTGCTGGTGGAAGCGGTGAAGAGCTTTCAGGCCAACCATTCGTTGCAGGCCGACGGGGTAGTCGGGCCGGGGACGATTGCCGAGCTCAACATCAGCCCGCTGACGCGCCGCGAACAATTGCGCGTCAACCTTGAACGTTTCCGCTGGCTGGCGCAGGACATGGAGCCCGACGGTTTGCTGGTCAACGTCGCTGCCGCCGAGTTGACCCTATATCAGGCCGGCGTGCCGGTCTGGCAGACCCGTACCCAGGTCGGTCGCGCCGAACGGCAGACCCCGCTGCTCAAATCCCGGGTCACGCGCCTGACGTTGAACCCGACCTGGACCGTGCCGCCGACCATCTGGAAAGAAGACAAGCTGCCGGCGATCCGCAAGGATCAGACCTTCCTCAGCCGGCAGAATCTGCAGGTGCTCGACGCCCATGGCCAGCCGTTGGCCGCAGCGGATATCGACTGGGACAACCCCGGCAACATCATGCTGCGCCAGGAGGCCGGGCCGCGTAATCCGCTGGGGCAACTGGTGATCCGCTTCCCCAACCCGTTCGCGGTGTACCTGCACGACACACCGAGCAAGGCGCTGTTTGACAAGGGGCCGCGCGCATTCAGCTCCGGCTGTGTGCGGGTCGAGCACCCGATGCAACTGCGCGACCTGTTGCTGACCCCGGCGGAACGTACGCGCACCGACACTTTACTCGCCACCGGCAGCACCCACGAATTCCGCCTGTCGGCACCGGTGCCGATCCTCATGACCTACTGGACGGCACAGGTCGGCAAGGATGGGCAGGTGCGTTATTCGCCGGATATCTATAGCCGCGACAGTGCGCTGCTCGCCGGTCTCGACGGCGCACACTGA
- a CDS encoding murein L,D-transpeptidase catalytic domain family protein, whose product MLTYLRRLLLTTATLVVVSSPAFAAGKPSPVLFTSLAHAAPELNPQALKGALSAMQCAVNNGARPSRHLAIIDYSQPSTARRLWIFDLNRKKLVLRDLVAHGSNSGENFATQFSNREGSYQSSLGLFRTQESYEGTHGYSLRMDGLEPGFNDLARDRAIVIHAADYVNPLWSKRQGRIGRSQGCPAVRPQVAKQVIDKLKDGQFMFSWYPDQRWLKSSPYLNCQPQQVASILSTHAS is encoded by the coding sequence ATGTTGACGTATTTGCGCCGACTTCTGCTGACCACCGCGACCCTCGTCGTCGTGAGCAGCCCAGCTTTCGCCGCCGGCAAACCATCGCCGGTTCTCTTCACCAGCCTCGCCCACGCCGCGCCGGAACTCAATCCCCAAGCGCTGAAAGGTGCCTTGAGCGCCATGCAATGCGCAGTGAACAATGGCGCGAGACCCTCACGCCACCTGGCGATCATCGACTATTCGCAGCCCTCCACCGCCCGCCGGCTGTGGATCTTCGATCTGAACAGAAAGAAACTGGTGCTGCGCGATTTGGTCGCCCACGGTTCAAATTCCGGGGAAAATTTCGCGACCCAGTTCTCCAACCGCGAAGGCAGTTACCAGTCAAGCCTCGGGCTGTTCCGCACCCAAGAAAGTTACGAGGGGACCCATGGTTATTCGCTGCGCATGGACGGTCTGGAGCCGGGCTTCAATGATCTGGCCCGCGACCGCGCCATCGTGATCCACGCCGCCGACTACGTGAATCCGTTGTGGAGCAAGCGTCAGGGCCGTATCGGTCGCAGCCAGGGTTGCCCGGCGGTGCGCCCACAAGTGGCGAAGCAGGTGATCGATAAACTCAAGGACGGCCAGTTCATGTTCTCCTGGTACCCGGACCAGCGCTGGCTGAAGTCCTCGCCGTACCTCAACTGCCAGCCGCAGCAAGTGGCGAGCATCTTGAGTACCCACGCCAGCTGA
- a CDS encoding LysR family transcriptional regulator, which yields MSTPDLNLLITLDVLLREGSVARAAHILRLSPSAMSRALARLRETTGDPLLVRAGRGLVPTPRALELRERVSALVQEAEAVLRPAEVLDPGQLQRTFTLRNTDGFVETFAAALLARIAEEAPGVRLRFVQKADKDSTPLREGRVDLETGVVDDSTDPTLHSRILFEDHWIGVVREGHPLSSGKISSKRFAGGQHILISRRGRSSGPVDEALLAAGLTRDIVTSFGGFSAALTLVRESDLIATVPERHTSKLRMGLHSFALPFRMPPISVSMLWHPRMDADPAHRWLRNCVREVCV from the coding sequence ATGAGCACACCGGATCTGAACCTGTTGATCACCCTCGACGTGTTGTTGCGCGAAGGCAGCGTCGCCCGCGCCGCGCACATTCTGCGGCTGAGCCCGTCGGCCATGAGTCGTGCCCTGGCCCGGCTGCGCGAAACCACTGGCGATCCGTTGCTGGTGCGCGCCGGCCGAGGTCTGGTGCCGACCCCGCGTGCGCTGGAATTGCGTGAGCGGGTCAGCGCTCTGGTGCAGGAAGCCGAGGCGGTGTTGCGCCCCGCCGAAGTGCTCGATCCCGGCCAGTTGCAGCGCACCTTCACCCTGCGCAACACCGACGGATTTGTCGAAACCTTCGCCGCCGCGCTGCTCGCGCGCATCGCTGAAGAAGCACCCGGCGTGCGCCTGCGCTTTGTGCAGAAAGCCGACAAGGACAGCACGCCGCTGCGCGAAGGCCGGGTCGATCTGGAGACCGGCGTGGTCGACGACAGCACCGACCCGACGCTGCACAGCCGCATTCTGTTTGAGGATCACTGGATCGGTGTGGTGCGCGAAGGCCATCCGTTGAGCTCGGGCAAGATCAGCAGCAAACGCTTTGCCGGCGGCCAGCACATTCTGATCTCACGGCGCGGGCGCAGCAGCGGCCCGGTCGACGAAGCGTTGCTCGCCGCAGGTCTGACGCGGGATATCGTCACGTCATTCGGCGGCTTTTCGGCGGCGCTGACGCTGGTGCGCGAATCGGACCTGATCGCCACGGTTCCGGAGCGTCACACCAGCAAGCTGCGCATGGGCCTGCACAGCTTCGCCCTGCCCTTCAGGATGCCGCCGATCAGCGTGTCGATGCTCTGGCACCCACGGATGGACGCCGACCCGGCGCACCGCTGGCTGCGCAACTGTGTGCGGGAAGTCTGCGTTTAA
- a CDS encoding cell wall hydrolase, producing the protein MGLKWLAGCFALTLMAGVVNATDQTPIKAKAEEKAQVLEEKAADKVSAAPAPKSEAITPTEVQAVDPAGTAPLDDPITCLARSIYWEAKGRDTPEMEAVANVVMNRLGHDGFPGTVCEVVKQGSETKSCQFSWWCDGKADQVKEDAEYTLAKDIAGKALNRQLPDRTHGALYFHDRQVHPSWAREYKKTAAVGKFLFYKPAGGDAR; encoded by the coding sequence ATGGGATTGAAATGGTTGGCTGGCTGTTTCGCATTAACCCTTATGGCCGGCGTTGTGAACGCCACCGATCAGACCCCGATCAAGGCCAAGGCCGAAGAGAAAGCCCAGGTGCTGGAAGAGAAGGCCGCCGACAAAGTCAGCGCGGCGCCAGCACCCAAATCCGAAGCGATCACCCCCACTGAAGTGCAGGCGGTTGACCCCGCCGGCACCGCGCCGCTGGACGATCCGATCACCTGCCTGGCGCGCAGTATCTACTGGGAAGCCAAGGGTCGCGACACCCCGGAAATGGAGGCGGTGGCCAATGTGGTGATGAATCGCCTGGGGCACGACGGCTTTCCCGGCACAGTGTGCGAAGTGGTCAAGCAAGGTTCGGAAACCAAGAGCTGCCAGTTTTCCTGGTGGTGCGATGGCAAGGCCGATCAGGTCAAGGAAGACGCCGAATACACCCTGGCCAAGGACATCGCCGGCAAGGCACTCAACCGCCAGTTGCCGGATCGCACCCATGGCGCACTGTATTTCCATGATCGCCAGGTGCATCCGAGCTGGGCCAGGGAGTACAAAAAGACCGCCGCGGTCGGAAAATTCCTGTTCTACAAACCGGCTGGGGGCGACGCGCGTTAA
- a CDS encoding CAP domain-containing protein: MRFMPSVLRFAALSVGLAVAASAMAADESQLIESINAYRSQPQRCGSQASSELPPLSADPRLRLPAAGAVDLQQAMASASYPMVNVQAITLNGPRDAASAMKAIEESFCQVVLDPQFVDVGVSRADRDWRIVLARPLLSAKLGDAQSEGQKLLEQLNAARAQPRQCGGQAFAAAGPLAWNASLGTIAQDHSRDMANNNYFDHKDRDGRTPGDRAELAGYSGQLVGENIAAGQDTVRKVVDGWLASPGHCANLMNPQYKELGAAYATDPKSSAGIYWTAMFGAQ, from the coding sequence ATGCGCTTCATGCCATCCGTCTTGCGTTTTGCCGCGCTGTCCGTGGGCCTGGCCGTGGCCGCCTCGGCCATGGCTGCCGACGAGTCGCAACTGATCGAGTCGATCAATGCCTACCGCAGCCAACCGCAGCGCTGCGGCAGCCAGGCGTCCAGTGAACTGCCACCGCTGTCGGCCGATCCACGGCTGAGACTGCCGGCCGCCGGTGCGGTCGATCTGCAACAGGCCATGGCCAGCGCCAGTTACCCGATGGTCAATGTGCAGGCGATCACCCTCAACGGCCCACGGGATGCGGCATCGGCGATGAAGGCGATTGAGGAAAGTTTCTGTCAGGTGGTGCTGGACCCGCAGTTCGTCGATGTCGGTGTCAGCCGTGCTGATCGTGACTGGCGTATTGTGCTGGCGCGACCTCTACTGTCGGCGAAGCTCGGCGATGCGCAAAGCGAAGGCCAGAAGTTGCTCGAACAACTCAACGCCGCTCGCGCCCAACCGCGTCAATGCGGCGGCCAGGCCTTTGCCGCGGCCGGGCCACTGGCCTGGAACGCGAGCCTGGGCACGATCGCCCAGGATCATAGCCGCGACATGGCCAACAACAACTACTTTGATCACAAGGACCGCGACGGCCGCACCCCGGGCGACCGCGCCGAACTGGCCGGCTACAGCGGGCAACTGGTCGGCGAGAACATCGCTGCCGGCCAAGACACCGTGCGCAAGGTCGTCGACGGCTGGCTCGCCAGCCCCGGCCACTGCGCCAACCTGATGAACCCGCAATACAAAGAACTCGGCGCCGCCTACGCGACCGACCCAAAGAGCAGCGCCGGGATTTACTGGACCGCGATGTTTGGGGCGCAATAG
- a CDS encoding REP-associated tyrosine transposase, protein MPKRYSSHRLRTGRHCEENQIYLLTANTLGREPVFTDYRLGRLVVHQFRQAQEEGFADTLAWVVMPDHFHWLIQLQKGTLGQLMCQVKSLSTRSVNTAVGRTGSLWQHGFHDHALRREEDLVKLARYVVANPLRAGLVKKLGDYPLWDAIWV, encoded by the coding sequence ATGCCCAAGCGTTACTCATCACATCGCCTGCGAACCGGCCGTCATTGCGAAGAAAATCAGATCTACCTATTAACCGCCAATACCTTGGGGCGTGAGCCAGTGTTCACGGATTACAGGCTCGGCCGGTTGGTTGTGCATCAGTTCAGGCAGGCGCAGGAGGAGGGGTTTGCCGACACATTGGCATGGGTGGTTATGCCCGATCATTTTCATTGGCTGATCCAATTGCAAAAAGGAACACTTGGCCAATTGATGTGCCAGGTCAAATCCCTGAGTACTCGTTCAGTCAACACAGCGGTCGGTAGAACCGGGAGCCTTTGGCAACACGGTTTTCATGATCATGCATTACGTCGAGAGGAGGACCTGGTGAAACTGGCCCGCTATGTAGTGGCTAATCCACTGCGGGCCGGACTGGTAAAAAAACTCGGTGACTATCCGTTATGGGATGCGATCTGGGTTTGA
- a CDS encoding DUF2474 family protein — translation MATIDSREVKTSRWYQRLGWLLLIWFGSVVLLAVVASVLKLAMYAAGMRTH, via the coding sequence ATGGCTACCATTGATTCGCGCGAGGTCAAAACCAGCCGCTGGTACCAGCGTCTGGGCTGGTTGTTGCTGATCTGGTTCGGCAGCGTCGTGTTACTCGCCGTGGTGGCGAGTGTGCTGAAACTGGCGATGTATGCAGCGGGAATGAGGACCCACTGA
- the cydB gene encoding cytochrome d ubiquinol oxidase subunit II, with protein MGIQGIDLSLIWGVIIAFGVMMYVIMDGFDLGLGILFPLIPDEQERDVMMNTVAPVWDGNETWLVLGGAALYGAFPLAYGVILEALYLPLILMLCGLIFRGVAFEFRFKSSPHKRHWWDKAFIGGSLLATFSQGVVIGAYVSGIPVVNRQFAGGGLDWLAPFPLVCGVGLVVAYALLGSTWLLVKTEGMLESRMRLFTRPLAWLLTAMVVVIGAWTLKLHPELATRWSTSGHLMVFAGLVVLALLALFGLLRTLRQRHTHWPFVFTLVLMLLGYIGLALSIWPNIIPPSVSLWAAASPPSSQLFALIGALFILPVILMYTFWSYYVFRGKVRIGDGYH; from the coding sequence ATGGGTATTCAAGGTATCGATCTCTCGTTGATCTGGGGTGTGATCATCGCCTTCGGGGTGATGATGTACGTGATCATGGACGGCTTCGATCTGGGCCTGGGCATCCTGTTTCCGCTGATCCCGGATGAGCAGGAGCGCGACGTGATGATGAACACTGTCGCCCCGGTGTGGGACGGCAACGAAACCTGGCTGGTGCTCGGTGGTGCGGCGTTGTATGGCGCGTTTCCGCTGGCCTACGGGGTGATTCTGGAGGCGCTGTACCTGCCGCTGATCCTGATGCTCTGCGGGCTGATTTTCCGTGGCGTGGCGTTCGAGTTTCGCTTCAAGTCGTCACCGCACAAGCGTCACTGGTGGGACAAGGCGTTTATCGGCGGTTCGCTGCTGGCAACGTTCTCCCAGGGTGTGGTGATTGGCGCGTATGTGTCAGGAATTCCCGTGGTGAATCGGCAGTTTGCCGGTGGCGGCCTGGACTGGCTGGCGCCGTTTCCGCTGGTGTGCGGCGTCGGTCTGGTGGTGGCTTATGCGCTGCTGGGCAGCACCTGGTTGTTGGTCAAGACCGAAGGCATGCTCGAGTCGCGGATGCGTCTGTTCACCCGGCCGCTGGCGTGGTTGCTGACGGCGATGGTGGTGGTGATTGGTGCGTGGACACTGAAGTTGCACCCGGAGCTGGCCACTCGCTGGTCGACCAGCGGGCACTTGATGGTGTTCGCCGGGTTGGTGGTGCTGGCGCTGCTGGCGTTGTTCGGGCTGCTGCGTACCTTGCGTCAGCGTCACACCCACTGGCCGTTCGTGTTCACTCTGGTGTTGATGCTGCTCGGTTACATCGGCCTGGCGCTGAGCATCTGGCCAAACATCATCCCGCCATCGGTGAGCCTGTGGGCGGCGGCGTCTCCGCCTTCGAGCCAATTGTTCGCCTTGATCGGCGCACTGTTCATCCTGCCGGTGATCCTGATGTACACCTTCTGGAGCTACTACGTATTCCGCGGCAAAGTGAGGATTGGCGATGGCTACCATTGA